CGTACTCCATCGACGACAGCGAAAAAAGATGTAAACAAATTCATGTCACGGCCTATGCGCAAGTACAGGAGAAAGCGACAACAGCACTGACAATAAAAACAAGAATTGAGGCTGGAATGGAATGGGAAATGGAGGCCGACGGAGATGACACCGGAACTTCATTGGTCTTTCCTCCTCCAGGGATGGTTGGTGATGATGGAGCTGAAGATTTGGCCGCTGGAGGAGGAGAAGTTTTCGGTGATGACTTTGGAGGAGGGGTAACTGCAGATAGAACCTCAACAAACAGACAAACAGATAATTAATGACTATTACTAGCTCCCATAAACCATAATGCTTATTTATGCCAAATGATAAAAGAAATTACATATGTTGGTTTGTAAGCATTGCACCATCATACATTATTTCTCGCACTACCAAAAGGAATAACCATTAATAAAAATGTAGCACTGATTATAAAGAAGCAGACAGAGAAATCATACCAGGAGAATCACCAGGAGGAAAGGATGCCGCATGCTAAAAATAAGACCCAAAACCCATGATTATCGATTAATTGAAATAATAGAAAAACACTCAATAATGAAACGAAAGCTAACATATTCAACActacaattattttttttattttttttggggggggggggggtgggggggtgggggTTGGTGTGGGGGATGGAGGCCAATGAAGTCGCTCACTACCACAGGTTTTAACGGGAGCAGAAACCCCACAAGCTGGAGGCAGAGTGAGGGCCTTAGAAATGTTCAACTCAATACCCAATTGGGCACTGTTCTTTATGGCTTCACTAAGGCAATCTGCGTCGGTCTTCAGCACCAACTTCAGTCCAGAGCAGCACGAGCCATTGGGCTCGGTCTGCTTGCTCCCATTGCTCAGATACGGTATGCAGTCTGCCATGTCCAGTATGAGATTGGAGCAGTCGGTAGCGGGTGCCAGCGCTGGTGCACTGTTGGTTTCTTCAGAGTTTGCAGCCACAAAACATAAAGCCAAACGGGAAAAAGTGACTGCCCAAAACTTGGCCATATCTTTCTTCTCCAAATCACTGCTCAATGAGGTTTGGAATTTGGTATCGATGAATGGCATCGGGGAATACTTGGCTGTGGTTGTTCAGAATGAGCAATGTGGATACTTAAGGAAGTGTTTTTAGTTTAGATTTTCCCGAAACCTCTCCGCAGGGAGATTGAGCCAACTGCTTAGTTGGGCAACTCATCGGGGGATTAATAAGGGATTCTCAATTTTTTCTAGTCCGGTAATGGAATGATAATCTGGAAAATTAAATATCCAGCCTTAGCCTTcccaagttttttaaaaaatttcaaagtcCTTTATTCCAGTGGGATATTTTTATCTTTTACTTTTTCGATAAAGATCCATGATCTCACTTCAAAATGcttattaaaaaatttcaaagcCTTAGCACTTTGTTTGGTATATGGAGTTTATAGATGCCCGTTCTAAATTTTGCTGCGTCATGATCAAGAATGGAGAAGGGAcccaattttttatttaattttttccttACAATGAAGGCATTGGCACCCACGGTCAAGCTGTCTAGCAGTGAAATGTTACCATGTTAGAAAGATAATTTCTTTACATTAACGTCCTGACAAGAAAGAGTATGTGCTGCAGCAATTATATATGTATTAGACATTATTATATAGGGTGAAAGATAGCTTAAAAACTTGATAAAAAGATAGAAActtttcataaatttttaaaaatgtcacaTACTTCCTTAaagtttatcaaaaaaaaaaaatgcaaaattcTTCTAAAAAGACttgtctttttaaaaaatataaaaaaaattgtgtctTTTTAACAAACCACATAAGAGGTTCTTGCAATTCTTGAAACCTCTAGGAGGTCATTGAAACTTTTGAAACATCAATGGAGCTCATTatatttttgtcaaa
The sequence above is a segment of the Malania oleifera isolate guangnan ecotype guangnan chromosome 8, ASM2987363v1, whole genome shotgun sequence genome. Coding sequences within it:
- the LOC131162646 gene encoding non-specific lipid transfer protein GPI-anchored 11-like — encoded protein: MPFIDTKFQTSLSSDLEKKDMAKFWAVTFSRLALCFVAANSEETNSAPALAPATDCSNLILDMADCIPYLSNGSKQTEPNGSCCSGLKLVLKTDADCLSEAIKNSAQLGIELNISKALTLPPACGVSAPVKTCVTPPPKSSPKTSPPPAAKSSAPSSPTIPGGGKTNEVPVSSPSASISHSIPASILVFIVSAVVAFSCTCA